From Actinopolymorpha sp. NPDC004070, the proteins below share one genomic window:
- a CDS encoding ATP-binding cassette domain-containing protein, whose protein sequence is MTSSAIAVTGLRKAYKDKTVLDGIDLDVPAGTIFSLLGPNGAGKTTTVNVLTTLTSADSGTVRVAGHDVAAEARAVRAAIGVTGQFAAVDELLTGQENLQLMVDLAPIRAREGRRIVADLLERFDLVEAARKPVLTYSGGMRRKLDLAMTLVGTPRIIFLDEPTTGLDPRSRRTMWTIIRELVADGVTIFLTTQYLDEADQLADRIAVLDRGRIVAQGTPDELKRRLPGTHVRLRFATAAELDAAALVLTDATRDEEALALRVPSDGGTKSLRSLLDRLDEYAIGAEEFSVHTPDLDDVFLALTGQTTEVAAK, encoded by the coding sequence ATGACAAGTTCAGCGATCGCGGTCACAGGACTGCGGAAGGCATACAAGGACAAGACCGTGCTCGACGGGATCGATCTTGACGTCCCCGCGGGAACGATCTTCTCCCTCCTCGGCCCGAACGGCGCCGGGAAGACGACGACGGTGAACGTCCTGACGACGCTGACAAGCGCCGACAGCGGAACGGTCCGCGTCGCCGGACACGATGTCGCGGCCGAGGCCAGGGCGGTACGCGCCGCGATCGGGGTCACCGGTCAGTTCGCGGCGGTGGACGAGCTGCTGACCGGACAGGAGAACCTTCAGCTGATGGTGGACCTGGCCCCGATCCGAGCCAGGGAGGGCAGGCGGATCGTCGCCGATCTGCTGGAGCGCTTCGATCTCGTCGAGGCCGCACGAAAGCCGGTCTTGACGTACTCCGGAGGCATGCGCCGCAAGCTCGACTTGGCGATGACGCTCGTCGGCACCCCGCGGATCATCTTCCTCGACGAGCCGACGACGGGTCTCGACCCGCGCAGCCGGCGCACAATGTGGACGATCATCCGGGAGCTGGTCGCCGACGGCGTGACGATCTTCCTCACCACGCAGTACCTCGACGAGGCCGACCAGCTCGCCGACCGGATCGCGGTCCTCGACCGGGGCCGCATCGTCGCCCAGGGCACCCCCGACGAGCTCAAGCGCCGACTGCCCGGGACTCACGTCCGGCTCCGGTTCGCCACCGCCGCCGAGCTCGACGCGGCCGCGCTGGTCCTCACCGACGCGACGCGGGACGAGGAGGCACTGGCCCTGCGGGTACCGAGCGACGGCGGTACGAAGTCGCTGCGGTCCCTGCTTGACCGGCTCGACGAGTATGCGATCGGTGCCGAGGAGTTCTCCGTCCACACTCCCGACCTCGACGACGTTTTCCTCGCCCTGACGGGCCAGACCACGGAGGTGGCAGCGAAATGA
- a CDS encoding ABC transporter substrate-binding protein — MLAAQVKQGTLPPVEKRLPESPYVVPHNWLEPGNYGGTLRMMLPATDNPQMKQYMYGHSPLRWLNDGLDIGPGLVESWESNPDASEWTLHFRKGLKWSDGRPWTTADVMFWWEDMVLNEDHPEVPPDEAKSGKGTLMQMSAPDDFTIVMKFDAPAPLTADRLAMRVKRGSGPSWMEPKHYLKQFHPRYNKSVAKNWASADGEFEKKRNWQLNPVNPTMTGWRLKSYKEGRQLTWERNPYYWCVDRQGNQLPYIDTLTVAAVQNPEVAKLQIQQGKLDYLIGSFMGVVLGDISGLKAAQSKSKVEPILWDTGDGTGAAVFFNYDYYEENLRKLIRNPKFRQALSHAFNRADAQKSIYFNTGQKTTGTMSVKAIEYHVSDEGRQVYQQWRDSYVKYDPEKAKALLDEIGVVDKDGDGKREAPDGSKLIVRLQYVSDVGSNYRKATDLLERDWKAIGLDARQFPIAPEAYSTEWNAGKLMSNSGWGVGDGPNCLVYPQWLVPLEPSRWAPLEGQYYNVRGTPEEGKEEDVDPFKRTPPRMAPEPGGPVERLWKLYDHSRTEADELARHRLVWEITKIHIKEGPFFQGSVSNAPEIVLVHQDLKNVPRRNNLAQGGFTAPWIHPTPAVYDPEVMFWSAPEQHKG; from the coding sequence GTGCTCGCCGCACAGGTGAAGCAGGGCACGCTGCCACCGGTGGAGAAACGACTTCCGGAAAGCCCCTACGTCGTGCCGCACAACTGGCTCGAGCCGGGCAACTACGGCGGCACCCTGAGGATGATGCTGCCGGCCACGGACAACCCGCAGATGAAGCAGTACATGTACGGCCACTCACCATTGCGGTGGCTCAACGACGGCCTCGACATCGGCCCGGGCCTGGTCGAGAGCTGGGAGTCCAACCCGGACGCGTCGGAGTGGACGCTGCACTTCCGCAAGGGACTGAAGTGGTCCGACGGCCGGCCGTGGACCACCGCGGACGTGATGTTCTGGTGGGAGGACATGGTCCTCAACGAGGACCACCCCGAGGTGCCGCCGGACGAGGCGAAGTCGGGCAAGGGGACGCTGATGCAGATGAGCGCACCCGACGACTTCACGATCGTGATGAAGTTCGATGCGCCCGCACCGCTGACCGCCGACCGCCTCGCCATGCGGGTCAAACGGGGGAGCGGACCCAGCTGGATGGAGCCGAAGCACTACCTCAAGCAGTTCCACCCGCGTTACAACAAGTCCGTCGCGAAGAACTGGGCCAGCGCCGACGGCGAGTTCGAGAAGAAGCGCAACTGGCAGTTGAATCCCGTCAACCCGACCATGACAGGCTGGCGGCTGAAGTCGTACAAGGAAGGCCGTCAGCTCACCTGGGAACGCAACCCCTACTACTGGTGTGTCGACCGGCAGGGCAACCAGCTTCCCTACATCGACACCCTCACGGTCGCAGCAGTGCAGAACCCTGAGGTCGCCAAGCTGCAGATCCAGCAGGGCAAGCTCGACTACCTCATCGGCTCGTTCATGGGCGTGGTACTCGGCGACATCTCGGGCCTGAAGGCGGCGCAGTCGAAGAGCAAGGTCGAACCCATCCTGTGGGACACCGGCGACGGCACGGGTGCGGCGGTCTTCTTCAACTACGACTACTACGAGGAGAACCTCCGCAAGCTCATCCGCAACCCGAAGTTCCGTCAGGCTCTCTCACACGCCTTCAACCGCGCCGACGCACAGAAGTCCATCTACTTCAACACCGGCCAGAAGACCACCGGAACGATGAGCGTCAAGGCCATCGAGTACCACGTCTCCGATGAGGGCAGACAGGTCTACCAGCAGTGGCGCGACAGCTATGTGAAGTACGACCCGGAGAAGGCGAAGGCGTTGCTCGACGAGATCGGCGTGGTGGACAAGGACGGCGACGGCAAGCGGGAGGCGCCGGACGGCAGCAAGCTGATCGTTCGCCTGCAGTACGTCTCCGACGTCGGCAGCAACTACAGGAAGGCGACCGATCTGCTGGAGCGGGACTGGAAGGCGATCGGGCTCGACGCCCGTCAGTTCCCGATCGCGCCGGAGGCGTACAGCACGGAGTGGAACGCCGGCAAACTCATGTCCAACTCCGGCTGGGGCGTCGGTGACGGCCCGAACTGCCTGGTCTACCCCCAGTGGCTCGTCCCGTTGGAGCCGAGCCGGTGGGCGCCCCTGGAAGGGCAGTACTACAACGTGCGGGGCACTCCGGAAGAAGGCAAGGAAGAAGACGTCGATCCCTTCAAGCGGACGCCGCCCCGGATGGCGCCCGAGCCGGGCGGACCGGTCGAGCGGCTCTGGAAGCTCTACGACCACAGCAGGACCGAGGCCGACGAGCTGGCTCGGCACCGCCTCGTGTGGGAGATCACGAAGATCCACATCAAGGAGGGGCCGTTCTTCCAGGGCTCGGTCTCGAACGCACCCGAGATCGTGCTCGTACACCAGGACCTGAAGAACGTCCCCCGCCGGAACAACCTTGCCCAGGGCGGGTTCACCGCTCCCTGGATCCACCCCACACCGGCGGTCTACGACCCCGAGGTGATGTTCTGGTCCGCTCCGGAGCAGCACAAGGGCTGA
- a CDS encoding ABC transporter permease translates to MKSHSMVMLRRNFKHIARNPMTVFNAVLMPVVVMLMFVYMLGDAFSVGVDYVDYATPGLMLLAVCYGLGSVATAVNADMTKGIINRFKVMDVSRGAVLTGHVVASVLTNLVAVGALVGVAFALGFSPSAGLLDWLGAVGLVVLLGLAAGWLTIALGLAARSPETAGLASVPLVMLPFFSSAIVPAEKMGPGVRQFAEYQPFTPIIETLRGLLNGAPSSGTAIVAIAWCAGIGLVGYVWARTTFSRRA, encoded by the coding sequence ATGAAGTCCCATTCGATGGTGATGTTGCGCCGCAACTTCAAGCACATCGCCCGGAACCCGATGACCGTGTTCAACGCGGTCCTGATGCCGGTCGTGGTGATGCTGATGTTCGTCTACATGCTCGGAGACGCGTTCAGCGTCGGTGTGGACTATGTCGACTACGCGACGCCGGGCCTGATGCTGCTGGCCGTCTGCTACGGGCTGGGGTCGGTGGCGACGGCTGTCAACGCCGACATGACGAAGGGAATCATCAACCGGTTCAAGGTCATGGACGTCTCCCGCGGTGCCGTCCTGACCGGTCACGTCGTCGCCAGCGTGCTCACCAACCTGGTCGCCGTCGGCGCCCTCGTCGGGGTGGCCTTCGCGCTGGGGTTCAGCCCCTCGGCGGGACTGCTCGACTGGCTCGGCGCGGTGGGACTCGTCGTACTGCTTGGGCTCGCGGCCGGCTGGCTCACGATCGCCCTGGGACTGGCGGCGAGGTCGCCGGAGACGGCCGGCCTCGCGTCGGTACCGCTGGTGATGCTGCCGTTCTTCAGCAGCGCGATCGTGCCGGCGGAGAAGATGGGGCCGGGCGTACGGCAGTTCGCGGAGTACCAACCGTTCACGCCGATCATCGAGACCCTGCGGGGGTTGCTGAACGGCGCACCGTCGTCCGGCACCGCGATCGTCGCCATCGCCTGGTGCGCCGGGATCGGGCTCGTCGGCTACGTCTGGGCGCGTACGACGTTCAGCAGGCGAGCGTGA
- a CDS encoding ABC transporter substrate-binding protein, which yields MVRRTTTSNPAGENQQKGLTRRSLLYGSAVAAAALSLAGCNSSSGGQEGSKKTAAKSGSANRKGSARKPLAPPSSFKEAPTLAAQVKAGKLPPVEKRLPDKPYVVPHNWLEPGTYGGNVRIMIPATDDGQLKEYMYGHSPLRWLNDGLDIGPGLVESWSSNADASEWTLHFRKGLKWSDGRPWTTADVMFWWEDMVLNEQHSEVPPDEAKSGKGTVMKMTAPDDYTLVMKFDAPAPLTADRLAMWVNRGIGPGWMEPKHYLKQFHPRYNKSVPKDWASADGEFEKKRNWQINPDSPTMTGWRLKSYKEGRQSTWERNPYYWCVDRKGNQLPYVDTLTAAAVQNQEVAKLQIQQGKIDFLVGGFMGVSLSDVSGLKAAQKSSKTVPILWDAGDGTGAAFFFNYDYYEENLRKLIREPKFRQALSLAFNRDDAQKTIYFNTGEKTTGTMSTKAIEYHVDDQGKQVYKQWRDSYVNHDPERAKKILDELGVVDKNGDGKREAPDGSKLIIRLQYASNVGNDYKKLNDLLVRDWKAIGLDARQFPIAPDAYGTEWNTGKLMSNSGWGVGDGPNCLVYPQWLVPLEPSRWAPLEGQFYNVRGTPDEHKQKNVDPYKRTPPRMEPEPGGPVARLWKLYDKSKTEVDEMGRHRLVWEMTKIHIEEGPFFQGSVSNAPSVILAHQELKNVPRKENLAQGGFTAPWIHPTPAVYDPETVFWANPEQHKG from the coding sequence ATGGTCCGTCGAACAACGACCAGCAACCCCGCAGGCGAGAACCAGCAGAAAGGGCTGACGCGTCGGAGTCTCCTGTACGGGTCCGCGGTCGCGGCCGCGGCCCTTTCCCTGGCCGGCTGTAACTCCAGCTCCGGCGGGCAGGAAGGCAGTAAGAAGACCGCGGCGAAGTCCGGAAGCGCCAACCGGAAGGGGTCGGCACGCAAGCCGCTCGCGCCCCCGTCGTCCTTCAAGGAAGCTCCCACGCTCGCCGCGCAGGTGAAGGCCGGGAAGCTGCCACCGGTGGAGAAGCGACTCCCGGACAAGCCGTACGTCGTTCCGCACAACTGGCTGGAGCCAGGCACCTACGGCGGCAACGTGCGGATCATGATCCCTGCCACCGACGACGGTCAGCTCAAGGAGTACATGTACGGCCACTCACCATTGCGGTGGCTCAACGACGGCCTGGACATCGGGCCGGGACTGGTCGAGAGCTGGTCGTCCAACGCCGATGCGTCGGAGTGGACCCTGCACTTCCGCAAGGGGCTGAAGTGGTCCGACGGCCGGCCGTGGACCACCGCGGACGTGATGTTCTGGTGGGAGGACATGGTCCTCAACGAACAGCACTCCGAGGTTCCACCCGACGAGGCCAAGTCGGGCAAGGGCACGGTCATGAAGATGACCGCACCGGACGACTACACGCTCGTGATGAAGTTCGACGCGCCCGCGCCGCTCACCGCCGACCGGCTCGCCATGTGGGTCAACCGGGGCATCGGACCCGGCTGGATGGAGCCGAAGCACTACCTCAAGCAGTTCCACCCGCGCTACAACAAGTCGGTCCCCAAGGACTGGGCCAGCGCCGACGGTGAGTTCGAGAAGAAGCGGAACTGGCAGATCAACCCGGACAGCCCGACCATGACCGGCTGGCGGCTGAAGTCGTACAAGGAAGGCCGCCAGAGCACCTGGGAACGAAACCCCTACTACTGGTGCGTCGACCGGAAGGGCAACCAGCTTCCCTACGTCGACACGCTCACGGCCGCCGCCGTACAGAACCAGGAAGTCGCCAAACTCCAGATCCAGCAGGGCAAGATCGACTTCCTGGTCGGCGGCTTCATGGGCGTTTCGCTGAGCGACGTGTCGGGACTGAAGGCGGCGCAGAAGTCGAGCAAGACCGTACCCATCCTCTGGGACGCCGGCGACGGCACCGGGGCCGCGTTCTTCTTCAACTACGACTACTACGAGGAGAACCTCCGCAAGCTGATCCGGGAGCCGAAGTTCCGGCAGGCACTGTCGTTGGCGTTCAACCGCGACGACGCCCAGAAGACGATCTACTTCAACACCGGTGAGAAGACCACCGGAACGATGAGCACCAAGGCCATCGAGTACCACGTCGACGACCAGGGCAAGCAGGTCTACAAGCAGTGGCGTGACAGCTACGTGAACCACGACCCCGAGAGGGCGAAGAAGATCCTCGACGAGCTCGGGGTGGTGGACAAGAATGGCGACGGCAAGCGGGAGGCGCCCGACGGCAGCAAGCTGATCATCCGGCTGCAGTACGCCTCCAACGTCGGCAACGACTACAAGAAGCTGAACGACCTGCTGGTGCGCGACTGGAAGGCGATCGGACTCGACGCCCGTCAGTTCCCCATCGCACCGGATGCGTACGGCACCGAGTGGAACACCGGCAAGCTCATGTCCAACTCGGGCTGGGGTGTCGGCGACGGTCCGAACTGCCTGGTCTACCCGCAGTGGCTCGTCCCGTTGGAGCCGAGCAGGTGGGCTCCGCTGGAGGGGCAGTTCTACAACGTGCGTGGCACCCCGGACGAGCACAAGCAGAAGAACGTCGACCCCTACAAGCGGACACCACCCCGGATGGAGCCGGAGCCGGGCGGCCCGGTCGCGCGACTGTGGAAGCTGTACGACAAGAGCAAGACCGAGGTCGACGAGATGGGCCGGCACCGGCTGGTGTGGGAGATGACGAAGATCCACATCGAGGAAGGCCCGTTCTTCCAGGGTTCGGTGTCGAACGCGCCCTCCGTCATTCTCGCGCACCAGGAGCTGAAGAACGTTCCCCGGAAGGAGAACCTCGCCCAGGGTGGCTTCACCGCTCCGTGGATCCACCCGACACCCGCGGTCTACGACCCCGAGACGGTGTTCTGGGCGAATCCTGAGCAGCACAAGGGCTGA
- a CDS encoding cytochrome P450, whose translation MSQTVSIPHGLPMERNAGPFDPPREITRLRDARPVSPMIFPDGHRGWLVTGYEAVRTLMADRRFSSRQDLGIVHVPFESPGVPVATEPSPQVPGLFIAMDPPDHTRLRRKLVGAFTVRRMRMLEEQIVGIAERQLDELARRTPPVDLVKEFALPVPSLVICELLGVPYADRANFQVNSAQFLVRDQTLEEKMAAYGAMTGYLAELVTRKRAEPGDDILSDLARDEDLSIEELVGVAFLLLLAGHETTANLLALGTFALLEHPDQRAELRADPDLLPGAVEELLRYLSVADILTFSTDWTTAPS comes from the coding sequence ATGAGTCAGACGGTTTCCATCCCGCACGGCCTGCCCATGGAGCGGAACGCGGGCCCGTTCGACCCGCCCCGCGAGATCACCCGGCTGCGCGACGCACGCCCGGTCAGCCCGATGATCTTCCCCGATGGTCACCGGGGCTGGCTGGTCACCGGCTACGAGGCGGTACGCACGCTCATGGCCGACAGGCGGTTCAGCTCCCGGCAGGATCTCGGCATCGTGCACGTGCCGTTCGAGAGCCCGGGCGTGCCTGTCGCCACCGAGCCGTCCCCACAGGTCCCCGGGCTGTTCATCGCCATGGACCCGCCCGACCACACCCGGCTGCGGCGCAAGCTCGTCGGCGCCTTCACGGTCAGGCGCATGCGGATGCTCGAGGAGCAGATCGTCGGCATCGCCGAGCGGCAACTGGACGAGCTGGCCCGGCGGACCCCGCCGGTCGACCTGGTGAAGGAGTTCGCGCTCCCGGTGCCCTCGCTGGTGATCTGCGAGTTGCTTGGCGTCCCCTACGCGGACCGGGCCAACTTCCAGGTCAACTCCGCGCAGTTCCTGGTCAGGGACCAGACGCTCGAGGAGAAGATGGCGGCGTACGGCGCGATGACCGGCTACCTCGCCGAGCTCGTCACCCGCAAGCGCGCCGAGCCCGGCGACGACATCCTGTCCGACCTGGCTCGCGATGAGGACCTGAGCATCGAGGAACTGGTCGGGGTGGCCTTCCTGCTGCTGCTCGCGGGCCACGAGACCACCGCCAACCTGCTGGCGCTCGGCACCTTCGCGCTCCTGGAGCATCCGGACCAGCGCGCCGAGCTGCGCGCCGACCCGGACCTGCTGCCCGGCGCCGTCGAGGAGCTCCTGCGCTACCTGTCCGTGGCGGACATCCTGACCTTCAGCACTGATTGGACAACCGCCCCGTCTTGA
- a CDS encoding BTAD domain-containing putative transcriptional regulator, with the protein MQVGILGPFEVRTSDGALADVPGARLRALLVALALEPGRAVPKATLVDWIWGEHPPADAANALQRLASRLRKALPAGSVEGQPDGYRLNVDPDAVDAVRFERLLAGARAEEDPRRLREALALWRGAAMQDVVLPESMAFDAAATRLEGLRLAAMEDHFDAEIGLGHGAEVVTELTDLVAANPVRERLVAALMRALVATGRDTEALRVFERTREALADELGADPSPELSAVHVAVLRGELGGREPARREQPVKTNLRAELTSYVGKDTDVTAVRDLIAEHRLTTLIGPGGSGKTRLATETARTVVGEAPDGVWLVELAAVGADGDVAQATLDALRLRDALLGEPSDAEPADRVVTALRERSMVLVLDNCEHVIESAATFAHRVLGECRRVRILATSREPLGITGEALWPVAPLLLPAEDADAREIESAPAIRLLRDRAGAVRTDLAAGSTDAHTWATLARVCRALDGMPLAIELAAARLRTMSLDQLADRLDDRFRLLTGGSRTALPRHRTLRAVVDWSWDLLSDGERVVLRRLSVFSGGAGLEAAEGVCAGATSEAGAAVQAGQVLELLTALVEKSLVVAEGEGALRYRMLGTIKEYAEQRLAEAGETELTRRAHLAYFTELAETAEPHLRRPEQVEWLAVLEAEHDNIAAAMRAALAVGEAYGAMRLTAAAGWYWMLGGHRAEGIELSTAAAGLSGEVPDDIQATAYAFAAYFVTAGQASEHHAQEWIHQAYEISQRVRRPHPALGFVAVLERMLREPDDFLPAFEPLLVADDPWTRANARLTRGRMRILLGRDEREADADIETALAEFRALGERWGAGFALAALADRLATRGEFDRACRLYEQAVEAVSEVGAIEDVLRIRAQQAQVYWLSGDDRSSASAMDEAQRCADRIVWPDALAQLALAKAELARWRGDSDEALREVARARAVLADGEEYSRGVTYDLLGYLAEDLDQSREHRIAVFHAVSREGNAPLIARALVGIADLALRREQYDQAARLLAASTRVRGLADRSLPDVARIERAARRHLGDTVFTEATQEGERTDWRELAAVTLAC; encoded by the coding sequence GTGCAGGTCGGGATACTCGGACCGTTCGAGGTTCGTACGAGCGACGGCGCCCTGGCCGACGTGCCGGGCGCCCGGTTGCGCGCGCTGTTGGTCGCCCTCGCCCTCGAGCCGGGCCGCGCGGTCCCGAAGGCCACCCTCGTGGACTGGATCTGGGGTGAGCACCCGCCCGCGGACGCGGCGAACGCCCTGCAGCGGTTGGCGTCCCGGCTGCGGAAGGCGCTGCCGGCGGGGTCGGTCGAAGGGCAGCCGGACGGCTACCGGCTGAACGTCGATCCCGACGCCGTCGACGCCGTACGGTTCGAACGTCTCCTCGCCGGTGCCCGCGCCGAGGAGGACCCGCGGCGGCTGCGCGAGGCGCTCGCACTGTGGCGCGGCGCGGCCATGCAGGACGTCGTTCTGCCCGAGAGCATGGCGTTCGACGCGGCGGCCACCCGGCTGGAAGGGTTGCGGCTGGCGGCTATGGAGGACCACTTCGACGCGGAGATCGGCCTCGGCCACGGCGCGGAGGTGGTCACCGAGCTCACCGACCTGGTAGCCGCGAACCCGGTGCGAGAGCGCCTGGTCGCCGCGCTGATGCGTGCCCTCGTCGCGACCGGACGGGACACCGAGGCGCTGCGAGTCTTCGAGCGTACGAGAGAAGCACTGGCCGACGAGCTCGGCGCCGACCCGTCACCGGAGCTGTCCGCGGTGCACGTCGCCGTCCTGCGAGGTGAGCTGGGAGGGCGGGAGCCGGCGCGACGGGAGCAGCCCGTCAAGACCAACCTGCGTGCGGAGCTGACCAGCTACGTGGGCAAGGACACCGACGTCACTGCCGTCCGCGACCTCATCGCCGAGCACCGGCTCACCACGTTGATCGGTCCGGGCGGCTCGGGCAAGACCAGGTTGGCCACCGAGACAGCGCGCACCGTGGTTGGTGAGGCGCCGGACGGAGTCTGGCTGGTCGAACTCGCGGCCGTCGGCGCCGACGGAGACGTGGCGCAAGCAACGCTTGACGCATTGAGACTGCGGGACGCGCTGCTCGGCGAGCCGTCGGACGCGGAGCCGGCGGATCGGGTGGTCACCGCGCTCCGCGAGCGGTCGATGGTGCTGGTGCTGGACAACTGCGAGCACGTGATCGAGTCCGCGGCGACGTTCGCACATCGGGTGCTGGGGGAGTGCCGGCGGGTGCGCATCCTCGCGACCAGCAGGGAGCCCCTCGGCATCACCGGCGAGGCACTGTGGCCGGTCGCGCCACTGCTGCTGCCCGCGGAGGACGCCGACGCGCGCGAGATCGAGTCCGCGCCGGCGATCCGGCTGTTGCGGGACCGGGCCGGCGCGGTGCGCACGGACCTTGCGGCCGGCTCCACCGACGCCCACACGTGGGCGACCCTGGCGCGCGTGTGCCGGGCTCTGGACGGGATGCCGCTGGCGATCGAACTCGCCGCGGCCAGGTTGCGCACCATGTCCCTGGACCAGCTCGCCGACCGGCTCGACGACCGGTTCCGCCTGCTGACCGGCGGCAGCCGGACCGCGCTGCCCCGGCACCGGACGCTGCGCGCGGTGGTCGACTGGAGCTGGGACCTGCTGTCCGACGGCGAACGCGTGGTTCTGCGCAGGCTCTCGGTGTTCTCCGGTGGCGCCGGTCTGGAGGCGGCCGAGGGAGTCTGTGCCGGCGCCACGAGCGAGGCGGGTGCAGCCGTCCAGGCGGGCCAGGTCCTCGAGTTGCTGACCGCGCTGGTCGAGAAGTCGCTGGTGGTCGCCGAGGGCGAGGGGGCCCTGCGCTACCGCATGCTTGGCACGATCAAGGAGTACGCGGAGCAGCGGCTCGCGGAGGCGGGGGAGACGGAGCTGACCCGCCGCGCGCATCTGGCGTACTTCACCGAACTCGCCGAGACCGCCGAGCCGCATCTGCGCCGCCCCGAGCAGGTGGAATGGCTGGCGGTTCTGGAGGCCGAGCACGACAACATCGCCGCCGCGATGCGTGCCGCACTCGCGGTCGGCGAGGCGTACGGAGCGATGCGGCTCACCGCCGCTGCCGGGTGGTACTGGATGCTCGGTGGGCACCGGGCCGAAGGCATCGAGCTGTCCACCGCTGCCGCCGGGCTGTCCGGGGAGGTCCCCGACGACATCCAGGCGACGGCGTACGCGTTCGCCGCGTACTTCGTCACCGCTGGGCAGGCCTCCGAGCACCACGCGCAGGAGTGGATCCACCAGGCGTACGAGATCAGCCAGCGGGTTCGGCGCCCCCACCCGGCGCTGGGGTTCGTCGCGGTGCTGGAACGCATGCTGCGGGAGCCGGACGACTTCCTGCCCGCGTTCGAACCACTGCTCGTCGCCGACGACCCGTGGACGCGCGCGAACGCCCGCCTGACCCGTGGTCGGATGCGCATCCTGCTCGGCCGTGACGAACGCGAGGCGGACGCGGACATCGAGACCGCGCTCGCGGAGTTCCGCGCGCTCGGCGAACGCTGGGGTGCGGGCTTCGCGCTGGCCGCCCTGGCCGACCGGCTGGCCACGCGAGGGGAGTTCGACCGCGCGTGCCGGCTCTACGAGCAGGCGGTCGAGGCCGTCAGCGAGGTCGGCGCGATCGAGGATGTGCTCCGAATCCGGGCGCAGCAGGCGCAGGTGTACTGGCTGTCCGGCGACGATCGGTCGAGCGCCTCCGCCATGGACGAGGCGCAGCGGTGCGCGGACCGGATCGTCTGGCCGGACGCGCTGGCCCAGCTCGCGCTGGCGAAGGCGGAGCTCGCACGCTGGCGGGGCGACTCCGACGAGGCGCTCCGCGAGGTGGCCCGGGCCAGGGCAGTGCTGGCGGACGGCGAGGAGTACAGCAGGGGAGTGACGTACGACCTGCTCGGCTACCTCGCCGAGGATCTCGACCAGTCCCGCGAACACCGGATCGCGGTCTTCCACGCGGTGTCCAGGGAGGGGAACGCACCCCTGATCGCGCGGGCACTCGTCGGGATCGCGGACCTGGCGCTGCGCCGCGAGCAGTACGACCAGGCCGCGCGGTTGCTCGCGGCGAGCACCCGCGTGCGCGGGCTGGCGGATCGCTCCCTGCCGGACGTGGCCCGGATCGAGCGCGCCGCCCGGCGTCACCTCGGTGACACGGTGTTCACCGAGGCGACGCAGGAGGGTGAGCGGACGGACTGGCGAGAGCTCGCCGCCGTCACGCTCGCCTGCTGA